The genomic region TCTCCACATTTTCAACTTCATTGAAGTCAAATACAGTAACACTGTTATCCATGTCCAAGTGCTGCTGTCGTACTTTGGGCAAAGGGCTGCTGCACATTCATGTTGTACACAGACATTAGCCAACACTCCCAAGCAAGGTATACACAAGGTACTCAACATTATCTCCCGAACCAGCAAATCCAATGTTGTTTGAAATGATACTTTATCCCATCTAATCCTTTCTAAATTCTATGATACACATCTGATTTCTAAATTCGAACAGTGCGAATATATCCCGATTAAAGGTGATATTGAAAGAAAAGTCAGCGCAGAGGACGGTGACTGCCATCATGTCACGTTTTGGAAGAACTGTTTAGGTGGTGCGTCGAGGTGGAATCTTCTTCTCTGTTTTTCAATAGACACGAAACAGTTACCAAATTTAATATTCGAAACTCACGGAAAATCTCTTTGATACATATGTATTGCGAGACCACACAGAAGTCGATTAACGTTTTTAATGAAATGGCTACGGATACAATGATAGTTATTTCCTTATATATTTAAGAAAACACAAATCTAATTAGAAATACAAAGATCCAAAATAAgaccctgatgcttcacagtccCAGTACATTTTGACACAGGAAGAATCTGGCAACTTCTGATTGGCTTCGATGAGTATCTGGTTCGACTGATTTGCATAGATAAGGAACAGGCGGTGATATCTCGTTACAAGGTTCATAAAGGGAGCCAGTGAGAAAGTCGAGTCGCCATTtcatctggaaacactcaacgtGCCGGTTCTGGTTTTTAACAGTTAGTTAAAATGTCTTACTGGATCCGTGTCGTCGGCATATTGGTGTTTTGCGCACTTTGTGAGTATTTTACTCTCCCGGATATTAGAATTACAGCCGAGCACCATTAAATGGAGCTTTTCTCCCGCACTTCAACTATCTCAATGTTCTTTTTCAGTAGTTTCTCATATTGGTCTTTTTCAGGTTTAAACGCGGAAATTAGAGTAAATCAGCCGCCTTCGAAGTCCGTCTCCCCAGGACAGAACGCGCAACTGACCTGTACCCTGTCTGGCTCCAGTTCAGGCATCAGCTACGTGTCCTGGTACCAACAGATTCCTGGAAACACTCCTCGGCTTCTCTTGTACTATTATTCTGGCAGCATTTACAAAGGTCCGGGAATCACAGACCGTTTCTCCGTATCAGTGTCAGGCATGACATCGACATTCACAATACCTAACGTTCAATCGGAGGACACTGCGGAATATTACTGTGCTGTGTGGGTTAGCAGTGCACTGTTCTTTGGCCAAGGAACGAGGCTGGGAATTGGAAGTAAGTAAAATATCTTAATCCTAAGTCAAGTACAAATTCTAGTTGAAGTTTCTTGCCATTAGGATACATTCACAGcatataaatgtcatgaaaaatagttttgttttcaacagcagtacagtacattacaaacacaagttattatcaacttaaattaacataaattacccCTAACTTACACGACAAAGTAAACATAACGCTGCTGTGGATTCTTTCTAATTTAacgaaaataattgtttaattaacATCAAGCCAGTTGATATTTTTTTGGGCAATTCTAAATGTATTTAGATGCAAATCATATTCTCCTGCTGTAAACGCGCCCCCTGCACAAGATTCTGGCTCACTTGGTCATAGTTCAGTGAAATCACTGCAATTGGGATCTAATGGTTTCTGGTGAGGTTTTACATAGCAACAGTCATTTTCGCCACAAAACATACGGCGCTCAGTGAATCTAAACGAATGACTGAACCCACTTCTGACTATTGCTACATCCGAGCACCTTTTTACCCATTGATATCCTACTCTGCGGTGCCGTGATAGAAGAAGCAATTTGTCTTTGATATTGAAGCAACAGTTTCAAATTCAAATTTTCACTGAATCAGTGAAAGATTTCGCAGCATTGCTTCAGCACACCAGAACCATATTTCTAACTGAAAGCCATTTCAAAGCAATTATGTTCTGAGCCGTTCGAGCATTAAAGATTCGATGTCAGAATTGAAATCCCACGGCTTTGATTCCATGCTTAATGGTGTTTTCTCTTCACATATTGACTTAATTATTTCGCAAGCTCTTGATGAAATATGATGCACTCAAGATTGTGATGAAACTCTTTAGTATTTAATTCCATTCCCTGAGCGTCTAATGAAAATTCTTAGCAATTTTGAAGTAATCATGCAGTTGAGGAATGATGCATAATTAAAGATCCTTGAACTCTCTTTACAAGGAATGTGGTTTGTGAAATATGTTGCGGATGTTTCCATGGCTGCAGCGACATTTTCAAAAAATGATAATAATGTCCAAATTTGAAGGTGAATTGCTTGATAACGGGCTTTCAGCCCCGGCGAAGTTTAACATCGTCGTGTTTCCAGCTGATATGTTTAACAGCGACAACTTTTCTCCCCAGATAATGAAAGAGCAGGTTTCGCAGTTTTACGCCAGAAATTAGTTACTTCTTTTAATGCGCAGTGCGGCATTTCGAGGAGGGCGGATGACATTTCAAATATAAATATACTTTACATTCATTCTTGCCTCAGAGGGACATCTGTGAATCACTGACTATGGCGTCCACAAGACTCTTATCCTTACATTCCTGTACTATTTAAAATAACATCGATTTCTCTTGAAGTTTGTGCACAGAGTAAATTACGTTTCAATCCCTTTATAAAAATCTCGTGTCCGTGAATCGTTTATATCTGCTAATTTTTATTTGAACAAAAGCAAACGGAAGTAAAAGTGGGGAACATATAAAAAACGCCGCGGTCAGGATCTATCTCAATCATTTTCACGGGGATTATTCAACCGACTATTCATCGGTTTGCCTGacagaaaataataaattatttgttAATCTTGCTATGAGCGGGGGCTAATTACAGTTTGAAGAAATATGATATCTCAGCGACACGAAATGCTCTGATTTAGCCGTGACCTCTTTTAAACAGGTCCACGGGCACCTGTCGTGACCGTTCTGCCGCCTTCAGCGGATGAAGTTACGGCAAAAGCGAACCCGCCACCCTGGTGTGTTTGGTGAATGGGTTTAATCCGGGCGCTGTGATATTCAGTGGACCGTGGACGGCAGTGCGAGAAGCAATGGCGTTGAGACCAGCCCGATCCAGCAGGAACGGACAACACCTTCAGTACGAGCAGTTACCTGACTCTCCCAGCCCTGGACTGGAAAAGACACGAACTTTACTCCTGTGTGGTTAAGCACGAGAGTCAGGCGAACCCATTTAAGGCAAACATCGAGAGATCCAGATGTATCTGATCTCGGAAGGTTGTGAGCTGAGCCGAGAAAGTTTGGTAATCACTATTCAGTTCTTTCATGTAGCAAAATGGTCGAAATATACTGGACTTCCAAGTTTAAGTAAAGAAATGCAATTTGAAGTGAACACTTTGAATATTATGACGTTTTGTCTTTAAATACAGTTCTGTTGAAATATTGTAGATGTTGATTGAAGCATCAAGATGAATTAATCTTGCTTTTGTGCGTTCAATAACATTAACCAATGACACGGATATTGCTGTTTTTACCCAGGTATTCTTTATAGCCCTTGAATAAAATGAACGAACGGATCACAACTGCAATGCTGtttcactttgttttatttttgactcAAACGATGACCACTAAAACATGCTTATCTTTTCCCCTAGTTCTGAGCTCCCGATGCTTGTTTTTCTCTCAGTTTCGATCAGGAATCACAACCGTACAGCAGTGGTGAGCCTCTTCCCTTCGACAACTGTACAATGCGCTCTCCAGAACCGGAGGAATGCAGCAAAGGCAGTTGTTGATGTCAGTCCGTGTGCAGCACTGCTCCGATATTGCCCCTCTCAATATGGACTGCGTCCATCCAGCTAAATACCTGTGCGAACCGTGCATGGCAGCTTGGTCTTACTACCAAGTGGAATCCCAAGTATTAAATGAAAATGCTATTAATATTTGACACATCGGGCATCGTCTGTTAATTCAAAACATGATGTTTCAGGtttatgacttttcatcagaaattcCCCATCAGCGCTCAGTGCCCCAACACCTGCCGAGAATAAAGTGTTTGTTAATTACTTGTATTTTGGTAATTGAGTTGGAGGTACGGAACTGAAATTTGTCCGGAAGCTCCTTTAATTTCCAGCAGAATAACTAGATTCTGCAGACGGATAGGCTGTTCCCAACTGCACTTTGCATTCTGAGCACTAAGCACCTCATTTCCATCCTTTATCCGGCAAGACCATCATATTCACACTAAACGATGATGCAggttgtttttaaataattataaacCTTACACTGTTTTTTCCAATTGTCCGTTTTTAATAAACATGTTGTTTTTGGCGTGGAGTTGTCTCACAGCGGTATCATACACCGTTAAGCAACAATAAAACCTTCAATCAAAAAGGGTGTTTAGTCAAGAAAAATTTGGCGAGTGCAGGGCAGCTTAAAATACACGTACATatacagagagatagagagagagagagagagagagacaatgaTAAGAGAAGGGCAGAGGCAGagggacagtgtgtgtgtgtgtgtgtgagagagagagagagagagagagaaactgagacagagagatacagtgaaagtgaGGATGAGAGTTAATCCCTGTCAACAGTCAGAAGGCGCTCGTCATTTATTCCCATCTCTATACTGACTGGCTGGTAATTATTTTCAATTCACATGACAACACGACCCTTAAATTCTCGTCCACCAGATTCGGTGCAGTGCCCTCCAGATTCGAATAAGTCGCCGCAAAAAATTATTTCTCCATGTGATCACTGGTTCTTTTCACAATTCCTTACAGACTGATGCACTTAACTACCGAGAATTCTGTCACCGGGACTTGTTTGTTCAATTAAAAAGCTTCTAGACTTTAAATCCCTCAATCAAAGCAGCCTTTCAGTTTATAGTAACAATTCCAAGTACCCTTCATCTGCCTTTATTTCACCCAatttcttcacaatttctgccttTGTTATTCAATGGCTGGAATGACATTTTGTGCTGGAGCAGAGAGCAATGATGTGAGTCCTGCCAGTGCTCACCATCTCTGTTGATACCCCGACTGTCCAAATATTCATTCGTATCCGACGATCAGATGTGAACTCTTCCATTAACTGCGTATTCACAGTTTGTTAGAAAAGAGCATCCCTCTGATTTACAACCTTGTCAAGAAATAGATTCCTCTTCATCTTATCCCTAAATGCCCATCCCCATACTCTGTTATAACACCCTCAAATTCCATCctccctgtcaatccctctcaggatttgtatctttttttattttgcagagaATTCTCCTCTCTTGCTTATGAAGTCCCAGTAAATATATGGAGCAGCCTAACACAATGACCTTCATATACCAATGTCCTTCTCTCAGAAATGTATCCGATAAGTCATCCATGCACTGATTGGAAGGCAAGAATAACAACACATAATTATCGGTCGCAATAAAATACCCTTCTCTATTCAGTCTGAATAAGCCATGATTTTCTGAGCAACCTATTATCATGTCATTGGTAGGAtattccagcaatttcccaacAGCTGATAAAAGGTGAAATGACATTATTCCATATAGTTTCTCTCGCTCATTGCTCGAGTAGCAGTGTTATATTTGCTTCTTTTATTGATTGGCGTGGGGAAGAGTCGGGAATAAACGATCCAGTGGAGCTGTTGCCTTTTAGTTTTCCTAATTCCTCTAATGATTCGTATCTGCTCCGGTACTAGAATTCCGGTTCTTCAATAACTGCTCATCTATTTGGTTATGTTGTGAAAACATTTCCAAAATGCATATTCCTTATCTCACCTTTATTCATTCCTCATGATAGGTACTGCTGTATTTAACGGATGAGATTTATTTTTTGCCCATTTCGAGGCTTTTACAATTATATGACTTTACACTTTTTCTGCCCTTTCGAAATATTATTTTGAGAGGGACGCAGATACGATTGAGGTTCTGAATTTTGATTTCAGACCGAGTTCTGAAGCTCCTCCCAGGGGAAGTTCCCTCCTTGGACCTTCTACACAATCAGTTCCAGGGCGGATTAATTGTTTTGCTTCATGTCACTCCCAAGACAGACACATCTTCGAGACaagaaaatgtttttattcaAGCACAAGTCAGTCAACAAAATTGTTCTTTCTCACAGCAACGGAGTCCTGGCACAGCGacattattttctatttcatCTTTATCCATGAAATGGATAACGATAAAAACTAAATCTCCTGTATGACTGCCATCTTGATCCCTCAACGGATTTAATTTGCATTTGCATACTCTGGTCACTAACCTTTGAATGAATCTTCTTTTCGATAGTTCCTTCCTCATCAGTTTGATCTTGGATTTATGGAGAATACGACCACCTATATTCGCGTCACACCTGCCAGCGATgactcaaacacacacatgcacacacctcCCAACAGAGGTCGTTACGCATGATGAACTTCGAGCATCATTTTACAGAGTTTGCGCATGGCTCTCGTGAACCTCTGCTTGTGGTATTTCGTCATCAAATTTTACCTTTGTGCAGAGGCAGCTCTAAAGAGAGGGAAAGTGATCCACAATTTTAAAGGTGTGTTCATGAGTTCTGATTTTTGTTGAGAGGAGGAGAGGACCACAATGTAAAGGATTGGGGTGGTGTTTTTCAGCAGAGGCAGGAACTTTCTCTCCAGGTGTTTGGGGTAAGGCCCGTCGTCCCTTATGTTTTAAAAGCGGCCAAGGGTTTTGAATTCATCCTCTCAGCCTACACGTTCAGTGCAATTGAATGACTGAAGTTGCGATAAAACTGGCTCTGGAGTGACCTTGTCTCCAAAACATTCAAGAAGGAGGCGATTGCTGCTGTTCAACTTGAATGCAGTGCTAGGTTCGAGATATTGATCAACAGGCATCATTTTCCTCAGTCTGCGCATGGCTCTACAAAAGCACTGCTTGAGGATTTTCTTCATGAGGTCTGCATTGGTTGAGAGGAGGCATGGAAAGTGATCCACAGTTTTCAAGATGTGTTCATGGATTTTGATTTTGCTGCGAAGAGGATAGTgtgagagtgggaaggggaggcCCTATTGTTCAGCAAGcatgggtacatggagggaaaTGTTTGTGAAGTGCATTTAGATTGGGAATAAGATTGATGAGTTGACACTGTCTTACTGGACTGGGCTTTGATTAGGATCGTGATTATTATGCCAGCGTATTTCGGAAGACTTTAAAACTTCAGAAAGACTCTCCAACCGTTAGTTGTTTGATCAGGCTGATGGCTCTTGTGCGAAAACAAAAACTTCGTGAATCGATTGGTGCACTCTACATTGGTCTTAGATAGGTCACGCATTGAATGTACCTTCGAACGTATCTATCCCTGGATTCAAACTCTTCTGGGACTCttaaagaagccattcagccattggcaggagatgggtggctgtccatttccctccactggcGGTCGCTAATCCGCTGAGGTCGTTGTACACCTTGGTACTAATGATATTGATACAAGATAGTAGGACCCTTGACGtccaaaaaaatgaaaatagggAATTAAGTAGAAGTTGAAAACACACCTCAAGGATTGTAATCTCTGGAATACTCCTGGTGCCTCACAAGTGTGAGGGTTGTAATAGACGGATAGGGCAAACAATTGTGAATGAGAGCAAGTAAAGTTAAATCTGGCAGGTGAGAGGCTATAAAGAGCGACATAGAGACTGTTCAGTGCCAAAttgttcctgtcagagtgaagagCAACGCTGGCTGGATTGGAGAACCCTGCCTGTCGAGGGATATTCAGCCTGTGTTTAGGACAAAGAGTGAGACATAGTATATATCTGGTATAGGAAACTGAGATGAAATGAATGCCCTGTGGAGTATGAGGGCCCCAAAATTACTCTTCAGAAGGAtatcaggaaggcaaaatggagacatgagagattATTTGcaaataagataaaggagaatcttaAAAATATTCCGTAAGTACATTAAGAGTGAAAGGGTAACTCGGGAGAGAATacgtccccttaaagatcagtgtgGTTAGGCTTCGCATTTTTGCCGTATAAACTTAAAATACTGAGAGAGATCAGGAAGTTCAGTGGAGTCATTTGATGTGAAACCAGTTTAATGGGGCCATCAGGCTCAGTTTCCTCGCATGCGACACATAAACAGTAGTTCGGCAGTGCCATCTGATCGCCCTCACTTCACCACATGCACTTCTTCACCTTGATTCACTTGCGGGATCAGTGTATCACTGGGAAAACGGTGTTTATTATCGATTAAAATTGCCCTCAAAAGGTGGTATGAACAGCTTTGAACTACTGCAATCATTCGGGGACTGATATTCTCTCAGAATTGAacattgcagggttttgaccaagCAACAGTGAGACCACAGCGAATTGTTTACAAGGTAGCATAGTCTCTAATTTGCAGGATCCTGCTTGCGATGGTGCGCATCTGGAGCCCTTGTCTGTCATGAAGGCGTGCCCAGGTTCAGCGTAGCTCATGCGAGCAATTTCAGTGCATTTTGTCGATACAACACATTGCAGTAGCGGGGCATCAGTGGTGAAAAGAATGAATGCTTCGAGGGTTGGATGGCTGACCAATCACGCTAACTGCTAAATAAAACTAATTCTAAGA from Pristis pectinata isolate sPriPec2 chromosome 17, sPriPec2.1.pri, whole genome shotgun sequence harbors:
- the LOC127579174 gene encoding LOW QUALITY PROTEIN: immunoglobulin lambda-1 light chain-like (The sequence of the model RefSeq protein was modified relative to this genomic sequence to represent the inferred CDS: inserted 2 bases in 2 codons; deleted 2 bases in 1 codon), encoding MSYWIRVVGTLVFCALCLNAEIRVNQPPSKSVSPGQNAQLTCTLSGSSSGISYVSWYQQIPGNTPRLLLYYYSGSIYKGPGITDRFSVSVSGMTSTFTIPNVQSEDTAEYYCAVWVSSALFFGQGTRLGIGSPRAPVVTVLPPSADEVTAKANATLVCLVNGFNPGAVXIQWTVDGSARSNGVETSPIQQEXDNTFSTSSYLTLPALDWKRHELYSCVVKHESQANPFKANIERSRCI